In Halorubrum sp. PV6, a single window of DNA contains:
- the pepF gene encoding oligoendopeptidase F — protein MSSVPERSDIDAAYKWDLQDIYASDEAWETAFEAVSERVEEVADYEGRVTDDAATLLELLELREDIFRDLQQVMTYAQLRSAEDTRNQEYQAMSARASALGSEASSAISYLEPELQSLTEADVASFIDDEPELAAYDHYLDDVLRMKDHTRSAEVEAVLADLSEVTDAPSEIYSMLTNADMTYGVVEDPDGDEVEITQSNFTKLQTNPDREFRRRVHETFYDEWEGVRNTVGTSLKKAVRKHATDAEIRGYDSARAAALDGSNVPVEVYDTLVETVDENLGVLHRHADLKARALGVDQLESHDLYMSLTGDQGPDVEYEQAREWVIEAVAPLGEAYQERMAEGLDSRWVDVYENRGKRSGAFSSGTYDTQPFIMMNYQDDIASMYTLAHELGHSMHSELAGDAQPWHDASYDIFVAEIASTVNETLLTHHLLDTVEDDELRTHILDEYLERFRSTLFRQTMFATFEQQIHERVEAGDALTPDAFDEIYADLKGDYYAPADLTGGVEREWQRIPHFYYNFYVYQYATGISAAAAIVERVLDEGEPAAADYREMLAAGGSDYPLDVVELAGIDMASPEPIESAVGIYDDYLGEIASLLDLA, from the coding sequence ATGAGTTCGGTTCCCGAGCGGTCCGACATCGACGCGGCGTATAAATGGGATCTCCAGGACATCTACGCGAGCGACGAGGCGTGGGAGACCGCGTTCGAAGCCGTCTCGGAGCGCGTCGAAGAGGTGGCCGACTACGAGGGCCGCGTCACCGACGACGCCGCCACCCTCCTCGAACTGCTGGAACTGCGCGAGGACATCTTCCGTGACCTCCAGCAGGTGATGACGTACGCCCAACTCCGGAGCGCCGAGGACACTCGAAACCAGGAGTATCAGGCGATGTCGGCGCGAGCCTCCGCGCTCGGCTCCGAGGCATCGAGTGCGATCTCCTATCTCGAACCGGAGCTGCAGTCGCTCACCGAGGCCGACGTTGCCTCATTTATCGACGACGAGCCGGAACTCGCCGCGTACGACCACTACCTCGACGACGTGTTGCGGATGAAAGACCACACGCGCTCGGCCGAAGTGGAGGCGGTCCTCGCGGATCTCTCGGAGGTCACCGACGCGCCGAGCGAGATCTACTCGATGCTGACGAACGCCGACATGACCTACGGCGTCGTCGAGGACCCCGACGGCGACGAAGTAGAGATCACGCAGTCGAACTTCACGAAGCTCCAGACGAACCCGGACCGGGAGTTCCGCCGCCGGGTTCACGAGACGTTTTACGACGAGTGGGAGGGGGTTCGCAACACGGTCGGTACGTCGCTTAAAAAGGCGGTCCGGAAGCACGCGACTGACGCCGAGATCCGCGGCTACGACTCCGCCCGCGCGGCCGCGCTCGACGGGTCGAACGTTCCGGTGGAGGTGTACGACACGCTCGTCGAGACCGTCGACGAGAACCTCGGCGTGCTCCACCGCCACGCCGACCTGAAGGCGCGGGCGCTCGGCGTCGACCAGTTGGAGAGCCACGACTTGTACATGTCGCTGACAGGCGATCAGGGGCCGGACGTCGAGTACGAGCAGGCCCGCGAGTGGGTGATCGAGGCGGTCGCGCCGCTCGGCGAGGCGTACCAAGAGCGGATGGCCGAGGGGCTCGACTCGCGGTGGGTGGACGTCTACGAGAACCGGGGGAAACGCTCCGGGGCGTTCTCGTCGGGCACGTACGACACCCAGCCGTTCATCATGATGAACTACCAGGACGACATCGCCTCGATGTACACGCTGGCCCACGAGCTCGGCCACTCGATGCACTCGGAGCTGGCCGGCGACGCCCAGCCGTGGCACGACGCGAGCTACGATATCTTCGTCGCGGAGATCGCCTCCACGGTCAACGAGACGCTCCTCACCCACCACCTGCTCGACACGGTGGAAGACGACGAGTTGCGCACCCACATCCTCGACGAGTACCTCGAACGCTTCCGGTCGACGCTCTTCCGGCAGACGATGTTCGCGACGTTCGAACAGCAGATTCACGAGCGCGTGGAGGCCGGCGACGCGCTCACCCCCGACGCCTTCGACGAGATATACGCCGACCTGAAAGGCGACTACTACGCGCCCGCCGACCTGACGGGCGGCGTCGAGCGCGAGTGGCAGCGGATTCCGCACTTCTACTACAACTTCTACGTCTACCAGTACGCGACCGGCATCTCCGCGGCCGCCGCCATCGTCGAGCGCGTCTTAGACGAGGGCGAACCCGCGGCCGCCGACTACCGCGAGATGCTGGCCGCGGGCGGCTCCGACTACCCCCTCGACGTGGTGGAACTGGCCGGGATCGACATGGCCTCGCCCGAGCCGATCGAGTCGGCGGTCGGGATCTACGACGACTACCTCGGCGAGATCGCGTCGCTGCTCGATCTGGCGTAG
- a CDS encoding PAS domain-containing protein, whose protein sequence is MTLRPTDCSTDTLRDVSEDDEYGATRGASEAGSAADPARAGESSDTNETRRRGQSASPGADRFVAAVAVDGEVLFAGPAVPAVLGVDRGALVGEDLLARVHPNDRGPVADAISAVATERVVTHRLRHANGGFVWVESVVDEELAPEFGGRVVTARRVDRDAAFPERFQKFLEYGSDLVTVVDADGRVRYESPSVEEVLGYEQGSTVGRSPLGYVHPDDRERVTEQFYRALSDPDESPTLEYRYRTADGDWVWLESRTRSLPADAEVGRLLINSRDVSERKERERRLTDRNEQLDRFASIVSHDLRNPLAVIRGSMEMAQLKDDTEPLERGERAVDRIDQLVSELLTLARQGSGIDDPTEFALGAVARDAWDTAGGDDADLVVGADATIRGDRGRLRQAFENLFRNAVEHAAPEAVGETEGGRGDENGADSLTVVVTATDGGFLVADDGPGVDADHRESVFEPGFTTCEDGTGYGLDIVREVVESHGWTVDLCDGDAAPASSEGVTVPDGACFVFSGPGPDADSERPLWIDGR, encoded by the coding sequence GTGACTCTTCGCCCGACAGACTGCTCGACAGATACGCTCCGCGACGTCTCCGAAGACGACGAGTACGGAGCGACAAGAGGGGCGAGTGAGGCCGGTTCCGCCGCCGATCCAGCGAGGGCAGGGGAGTCAAGTGACACGAACGAGACGAGGCGACGCGGGCAGTCGGCGTCGCCGGGCGCCGATCGGTTCGTCGCGGCCGTCGCAGTCGACGGCGAGGTGCTGTTCGCCGGACCCGCCGTGCCCGCGGTCCTCGGCGTCGACCGGGGAGCGCTCGTCGGCGAGGACCTGTTGGCGCGCGTCCACCCGAACGACCGCGGCCCGGTCGCCGACGCCATCTCGGCGGTCGCCACGGAGCGCGTCGTCACCCATCGACTGCGACACGCGAACGGGGGATTCGTCTGGGTCGAATCGGTCGTCGACGAGGAGTTGGCCCCCGAGTTCGGCGGGCGCGTCGTCACGGCGCGGCGCGTCGACCGCGACGCGGCCTTCCCGGAGCGGTTTCAGAAGTTCTTGGAGTACGGGTCGGACCTCGTCACCGTCGTCGACGCGGACGGCCGGGTCCGGTACGAGAGCCCGTCCGTCGAGGAGGTGCTCGGCTACGAGCAGGGGTCGACCGTCGGCCGGTCGCCGCTGGGGTACGTCCACCCCGACGACCGCGAACGCGTGACGGAGCAGTTTTACCGCGCGTTGAGCGACCCCGACGAGAGCCCGACCCTGGAGTACCGCTACCGCACCGCCGACGGCGACTGGGTCTGGCTGGAGTCCCGGACCCGGTCCCTGCCGGCCGACGCCGAGGTAGGTCGCCTGCTCATCAACTCGCGAGACGTGAGCGAGCGAAAGGAGCGCGAACGCCGGCTCACCGACCGCAACGAACAGCTCGACCGCTTCGCGAGCATCGTCTCACACGACCTCCGGAACCCGCTGGCCGTGATCCGCGGGTCGATGGAGATGGCACAGCTGAAAGACGATACCGAGCCCTTAGAGCGCGGCGAGCGGGCGGTCGACCGGATCGACCAGCTGGTCTCGGAGCTGCTGACGCTCGCGCGACAGGGCTCCGGGATCGACGACCCGACCGAGTTCGCGCTCGGCGCCGTCGCCCGCGACGCGTGGGACACCGCCGGGGGCGACGACGCGGACCTCGTCGTCGGCGCGGACGCGACGATCCGCGGCGACCGCGGCCGCCTGCGACAGGCGTTCGAGAACCTGTTCCGGAACGCGGTGGAACACGCCGCGCCCGAGGCGGTCGGTGAGACGGAGGGCGGCCGAGGCGACGAGAACGGCGCCGACTCGCTCACCGTCGTGGTGACCGCGACCGACGGGGGGTTCCTCGTCGCCGACGACGGGCCGGGCGTCGACGCGGACCACCGCGAGTCGGTGTTCGAACCGGGCTTTACCACCTGCGAGGACGGCACGGGGTACGGGCTCGACATCGTTCGGGAGGTCGTCGAGTCCCACGGGTGGACGGTCGACCTCTGCGACGGCGACGCCGCGCCCGCGAGCTCCGAAGGCGTGACCGTGCCCGACGGGGCGTGTTTCGTCTTCTCCGGCCCCGGCCCGGACGCGGACTCGGAGCGGCCGCTGTGGATAGACGGCCGATAG
- a CDS encoding type II toxin-antitoxin system death-on-curing family toxin, translated as MADSLWYPSVDDVVAIHDDIVAEYPDTPAGVRNHGDIEFALNYIEKGSFGSAPETVHEKAYNLLRLLVANHPFVDANKRTALNVTAVFYFLNGYRFEYDSEVRTILKAFGTDEAAVDEEDTTEYLRFHTEELDLAGEIDEWRDELVQYGLAELTGDSSDPND; from the coding sequence ATGGCCGACTCGTTGTGGTACCCGTCCGTCGACGACGTCGTCGCCATCCACGACGACATCGTCGCGGAGTACCCCGATACTCCCGCCGGTGTTCGGAACCACGGCGACATCGAGTTCGCGCTGAACTACATCGAAAAGGGCAGCTTCGGCTCAGCGCCGGAAACCGTCCACGAGAAGGCGTACAATCTTCTGCGGCTCCTCGTCGCCAATCACCCCTTCGTCGATGCGAACAAGCGCACCGCGCTCAACGTGACCGCCGTCTTCTACTTCCTCAACGGGTATCGGTTCGAGTACGACAGCGAAGTGAGGACGATTCTGAAAGCGTTCGGCACCGACGAAGCGGCGGTGGATGAGGAGGACACCACCGAGTATCTGCGATTCCACACCGAAGAGTTGGATCTGGCCGGTGAGATCGACGAATGGCGAGACGAACTCGTCCAGTACGGCTTAGCGGAGTTAACAGGCGATTCCTCGGACCCGAACGATTAA
- the rimI gene encoding ribosomal protein S18-alanine N-acetyltransferase codes for MTPVDATLRPVERADLLAVVRIERACFGDPWPYDAFERLLEEPAFLVAEREGAVVGYVVADATPNHGRDIGHIKDLAVHPEARERGIGRTLLRSALVRLRTVGVAVVRLEVRESNGVARSLYADEGFEPIRRISNYYRDGEDALVLVVDLAEWGDEQRGNSG; via the coding sequence GTGACACCCGTCGACGCGACCCTCCGGCCGGTCGAGCGCGCCGACCTGCTCGCGGTGGTGCGGATAGAGCGGGCGTGCTTCGGCGACCCGTGGCCGTACGACGCCTTCGAGCGCCTGCTCGAAGAGCCCGCGTTCCTCGTCGCGGAGCGTGAGGGCGCCGTCGTCGGCTACGTCGTCGCCGATGCGACGCCGAACCACGGGCGCGACATCGGCCATATAAAAGACCTCGCGGTTCACCCCGAGGCGCGCGAGCGCGGAATCGGGCGGACCCTGCTCCGGTCGGCGCTCGTCCGACTCCGCACCGTCGGCGTCGCCGTCGTGCGCTTAGAGGTTCGCGAGAGCAACGGCGTCGCGCGCTCGCTGTACGCGGACGAGGGGTTCGAGCCGATCCGCCGCATCTCCAACTACTACCGGGACGGCGAGGACGCGCTGGTGTTGGTGGTCGACCTCGCGGAGTGGGGCGACGAGCAGCGCGGGAACAGCGGGTAG